The following nucleotide sequence is from Trifolium pratense cultivar HEN17-A07 linkage group LG2, ARS_RC_1.1, whole genome shotgun sequence.
attaaaaaataatacaattttgtcttgaataggattcgaacccacaacccttTAGTGCaaaacaatatttccaaccactatgttaagtataccaattgtgattaaaattatgtgcaataattgataagcaccatcaattttaaaagtatatcatatcaaaattattgttgactatattattcatcacaaaatatttttatgtctttcctgatcaatgattttttttctaccggatcataaatttagagaataattatcatgtgagatttagaaagttattatcacgtgtaatttggaaagttattatcaaactcaattttgctaaatcaattttttttgcaatatacaaccaaacacaaccatagtcatgtcactaatcacattcattattttgattttaacattgcagatttaatattaaccgatgatcaattgatacaatatgcactagcagaccaattgtgatttaaactatgtccacaaagtgttaagctccatcaactttcataggaaagatttcatacgacaattaagcaccatcaatttccactgcacaatttaaacaattaaaaaccgataatctcatatattataagcttgctaacataagctaaccctaaaccaaatttttccccctctcattttctctttctttttattgcagctttatcttaacaaaatacagatttgtcattgaacctgcatcccttacttacaataaaacctttcaaccgctaaaacatgtgcttcaattatgaaagaatttaggaatcctaatatgttaactctgttttcaataaatttgaacggcggaattaatcacaatttttatttatttatggatgtctacttaagtttatgttcttgattatgtctttaattttttttttaacctttaattatcatcaattttttaacctttagttatcagtaatttttttttaataagtaaacaaaacgatggggttccaaaattatttaaaaaatatataaaatataaaataagcacataaacaaatatagaataattagttcATGAAAtttcctatactactcttattgaaaatgctcttagaatttttatattttattctttattgttacatattacacccaattagacccatgcaccgcacgggtcaaagttctagttaatTAAGGTACTTGTTGATTATAGTGCATCATTTCTATATGGTCAAAATCTTCTTAAGTCAAGCCACTATGTTTGCtttagtggtgagagatttgagtaATACACTATaggttatgacttatgagttCGATTTTCagctcattataaacaaaaaaaatctttctaggtcaaattttgaattaattttattcatgttcaattgaaataagtttcagAATTCTTTATCTAGCTAAGAAAGATTCAATTCTATGTTTATAAAACGTCAAATAAGTTTTGTTAGATAAATTATCTAATCGTAAACGTGTTTGTATATAAAGTATAAACGGTGTTTCTTTCCATGTTTCGCCGGAAGCCACAAAACATATTCATActcaaaattaaattgttagGGAACATTTTCTCCTCTTACTCTTTTCTTTGAAGAAGTTTCTCCTCTTATTCTTAAATAAttcttaatattttaaaaaccatCCTTAAATATTAATCGAATAAATGggtaaaattttataaaatctgcgCGTATGCAATAGGGATATAATGTATTTTAGAACGAATGAATTGTAATTTGCATATGCAATTGTTTTTTCATGCAGTCACAATCCGTACAAGTGAGTTAAATACTACATTTTTATCCAAAATCTTAAGAAATTAGATTTAAAAgttatctcacttataaagtctTCACTTTTGCAAACAATGTAAGACATAAGTCACATCACACTTGTCACAACAATCTCCACTTCAAGTGTGAGTCATTCAATTCATTATGTTTCTCCTCAagtgaaagtttttttttcttcatccaTACACTTGCACTGTCGTTGGCGTTGCACTCAAAGGGACATGTGGTTTGACTACCACCTTTCGCTGCACTCAACGAGACACGCCACCTGACCACCTTTGTTAGGAAGACTTTCAATACAAAGAGCCGGTCGAACCCTTCGTCGAACTATCAACTCTGATATACCACTGTTGCGTCATGATGGGTGCCCGGGAGAACATTCATGTTGGGATTAAGAATAATcatacaagtgagttgaacactACATCTTTACTCAAAACCTTAACACATATGTTTATGGGTCCTCACACTTATAAGATGTTCAACCTCCAATTATTCAagtaatgtgagacttaaccagGCCCGGCCCCTATGGGGGTGCAGGGTGAGCGACgacatcgggcctcaaaattttggaggtctcaactcaaaattttgaggtcctataataataataattatatattgttagtgtttataaaatatcaaatgtattcaataaattaattttgaggccttataataatagttatatattgttagtgtttataaaatatcatatgtttagtaaaaaaaatatcctaatcacgtaaaaaaaaattacacgttTCTTGATTAGGAATTTTCTCCCtctcaaccgaattttctccatacgcatgagctATGAAATCGAACCCGTGACCACATATTTACGTGGACCAAGACTCTTACCCCTTAGACCAATTCATTATTGATTTTTCTtagttatttataatttaaatagaggataattctttttaattttttaatatttttttattaggattctatttataatatttaaatcgGGCCTCCAAATCTCACCTCACACAgccacacttgccacaacaatgaCAACCTTGTATCCCTAATACAAGTTGTCagaaatatcaaaatatagTAACTTCTTGTCTCTCcaaatattgtacaaaacaaaaaaattatttaacaatttAGAATTTGATCTTGTATTATTCTGTCAAGTATTCATCTTGTGTAAATCAAATGTACTCTTGGATAATTTCCACACTCACATAGTCGAAATATTTTTAGTCGTATGATCTAGATTGAACGAACTATGAAAATGGAAAGTTCAATTTTTAgtagtaaaaaatttaaatatcgtAAAAAGGATTAGAAAGAGTaagtataattattatttttctttattttctcttttgatATATGGCCGAAAGAGGTATTCAAATTTTTGTGCCCATCTAAGAAATTATTCCctagtttataattttaatttgtatagttgttttttatttttaaaagtatatgTCTTAGTTTATGCATGCATGTCCAACTAGTGCCTAATATACTTCCAAGAGACCAAGACTTATTCAATTCTTCTCTATTAAGTACAGCTTTTTCTCCAACAAAGAAAAGTAGATACACATGTTATACTATATCGTATAATATCTACCTTAACAATTCTATAAATAGGAATACCAACACACTCATTAAACAACACCAACAACCTGAGACTTGagtattttcttctttcaagaaaaaaaaaagtatactaTCTTTCTTAATAGGTATCTACCATGGAAGTTAAACTTTCGTCCattattattacattttttcttttcttaatgcTACGTTTGTTTGCAAaatattacaaacaaaaaacctACAAATTACCACCTGGTCCAATGAAGTTACCACTTATTGGTAACCTTCATCAAATGGCAGCATTAGGATCACTTCCACATCGTGCTTTTCAACACCTTGCTAAACAATATGGACCTATTGTCCACCTAAAACTTGGTGAAATTTCAACTATAGTTATAAGCTCACCAAAATTAGCAAAAGAAATATTGAAAACGCATGATGTTATTTTTGCTAATAGGCCAAAACTTCAAACTCCTGATATTATGGCTTATGGTTCAATAGATATTGCATTTTCTCCATATGGTGATTATTGGagacaaatgagaaaaatatgtatgttAGAGCTTTTAAGTAACAAAAGGGTTCaaactttctcttatattagAGAAGACGAGACgagaaattttataaaatcaattcaGTCATTAGCAGGGTCTTCAGTAAATCTCACTAATAGAATTTTTTCGTTAGTGAGTTCTACGGTTTCTAGGTCGGCGTTTGGTGACAAAACTGAGGATCAAGATGAATTTGTGATTTTGATTAGAAAAGCCATTGAATCTGTTGGAGGACTTGAACCTGCTGATTTGTTTCCTTCAATGAAATCTATAATACAAGTGTTAACCGGCTCGAAATCAAGAACGGAGAAAATGCACAAAAAAAGTGACAAAATTATGGAAATTATTGTAAGGAAGCATCAAGAGAAGCAAAGAAgagcaaaagaagaaaaaaatagtggTGATGATGAGAAGGAAGATCTTGTTGATGTGCTTTTGAGAATCAAAGACAGTGGAAGCCTTGAAATCCCAATAACAAATAACAACATCAAAGCTGTGATTTTTGTAAGTTTTCTTAATTTTGatgaaattatttaattttttttcttataatactattaattatttattatttcattgcacttatttatttttctgcaaTAAATATTTAAGGGTATTattgacaaaataataattaatattgcaTTGAACTTTTCTATATGTCTCTtggtcaaaaaatgaaaaatgatatatttgtaGGCagcaaaataattaattaagatgCTTAAAAATTATTTAGCAAAAAGTggtatatttttgttaatttttttaaaatggcaCTTTTctatatg
It contains:
- the LOC123911309 gene encoding cytochrome P450 71D8-like, which gives rise to MEVKLSSIIITFFLFLMLRLFAKYYKQKTYKLPPGPMKLPLIGNLHQMAALGSLPHRAFQHLAKQYGPIVHLKLGEISTIVISSPKLAKEILKTHDVIFANRPKLQTPDIMAYGSIDIAFSPYGDYWRQMRKICMLELLSNKRVQTFSYIREDETRNFIKSIQSLAGSSVNLTNRIFSLVSSTVSRSAFGDKTEDQDEFVILIRKAIESVGGLEPADLFPSMKSIIQVLTGSKSRTEKMHKKSDKIMEIIVRKHQEKQRRAKEEKNSGDDEKEDLVDVLLRIKDSGSLEIPITNNNIKAVIFDAFAAGTDTTTSTIVWVISELIKNPSVMKKAQAEIREACKGKEIISESDIQELPYLKLVLKETLRLHPPTPLLLPRESTELINIDGYDIPKKTKVMINVWAMARDPNYWTDAEMFIPERFEGSSIDYKGNNFEYLPFGAGRRICPGLAFGIAGIMLPVALLIYHFNWELPNQMKPEDLDMTEHYGLAIGRKSDLCLIPTVYA